AAAAATGGTTTGAACAGAAAAAACTGCCCCTGCCGCAAACCCTGCAAGACCTGACCAAAGCAAAATATAAAAACCTTCTGGTGACCCCGTCTCCCGCCACATCTTCGCCCGGCCTCTCCTTCCTCTTGGCCAACATCGGCGGCATGGGTGAAGAAGGCGCGTTCAAATGGTGGGCGCAAATGCGCCAAAACGGCGTGAAAGTTGCCAAAGGCTGGAGCGAAGCCTACTACACCGACTTTACCCAAAACGGCGGCGCCTATCCCCTCGTGGTCAGCTATGCTACCAGCCCGGCGGCCGAAGTCCACTACTCCAAAGGCAAATACAGCACCCCGCCCACCGGCAACCTCTTCCTCAAAGGTGGCACATTCCGCCAAGTTGAAGGCGCGGCCGTTTTGAAAGGCGCAAAACAACCCGAGCTGGCGGCCAAACTGGTGAGCTGGCTGCAAAGCGGCGAAGTGCAAAAAGCCCTGCCTGCCGAAATGTGGGTCTATCCGGCAGTCAAAAACACGCCGCTGCCCAAAGTATTCGAGTTTGCCCAAACCCCGAAACACAGCGATTCCCCCAACCGCGCCGACATCAACACCAAACAAAAACAATGGGTGAGCCGTTGGAGCAAAACTGTTTTACGTTAAACCGAAAAACTTAAAAACACATCAAGGCCGTCTGAAAAAACAAATCATTAGTTTTTCAGACGGCCTTGTTTTACAATAACCTTTTAAACAACTTCACACGCACACACAATTATGAATTTCGATCTTCAAGTCCTCTCCTCCTTCTCCGGTTGGGAACAACTCGCCCAAACCGGCATGTCTTTCGGCATGAACCTGCTGGCCGCCTTGGCCATCTTCTTTATCGGCCGCTGGATCGCCACGCGCTTAGTAACACTGATGAAAGCTGCGCTGACACGCGCCAAAGTCGATAAAACACTGGTCAGCTTCCTCGGCAACGTCACCAACATCGGCCTGCTGATCCTCATTATCATCGCCGCACTAGGCAAACTCGGCATCCCGACCACTTCCGTAACCGCCCTGATCGGCGGCGCAGGCCTGGCCGTGGCTTTGTCATTGAAAGACCAACTGTCCAACTTTGCCGCCGGTGCGCTGATTATCCTCTTCCGTCCGTTTCAAGTCGGCGATTACATCAAAGTCAACGGCCTTGAAGGCTTCGTCCGCGAAATCAAAATGGTGCAGACCTCATTGAGCACACCCGACAACGAAGAAATCATCCTGCCCAACAGCGTGGTCATGAGCAACAGCATCGTCAACCGCTCCTCCCTGTCCCTCTGCCGCGCCCAAGTCGTGGTCGGCGTCGATTACGCCTGTGATTTGAAAGTTGCCAAAGACGCCGTATTGAGAGCGGCAACCGAGCATCCATTGTGTGTTCAAACCGAAGAACGACCTGCCGTCGTATACATTACCAACCTTGGCGACAGCGCCATCGAAATTACCCTTTGGGCGTGGACG
This genomic interval from Neisseria sp. Marseille-Q5346 contains the following:
- a CDS encoding thiamine ABC transporter substrate-binding protein, with product MKLKLSALALLLASANLYAQTEVRLAVHKSFSLPQSIIAQFEKANDAKVSVIKAGSGNEMLNKLILSKANPIADAVYGLDNANIGKAKAAGILAANQPKSAPVTASLPDALAVDYAYVAINYDKKWFEQKKLPLPQTLQDLTKAKYKNLLVTPSPATSSPGLSFLLANIGGMGEEGAFKWWAQMRQNGVKVAKGWSEAYYTDFTQNGGAYPLVVSYATSPAAEVHYSKGKYSTPPTGNLFLKGGTFRQVEGAAVLKGAKQPELAAKLVSWLQSGEVQKALPAEMWVYPAVKNTPLPKVFEFAQTPKHSDSPNRADINTKQKQWVSRWSKTVLR
- a CDS encoding mechanosensitive ion channel family protein, with product MNFDLQVLSSFSGWEQLAQTGMSFGMNLLAALAIFFIGRWIATRLVTLMKAALTRAKVDKTLVSFLGNVTNIGLLILIIIAALGKLGIPTTSVTALIGGAGLAVALSLKDQLSNFAAGALIILFRPFQVGDYIKVNGLEGFVREIKMVQTSLSTPDNEEIILPNSVVMSNSIVNRSSLSLCRAQVVVGVDYACDLKVAKDAVLRAATEHPLCVQTEERPAVVYITNLGDSAIEITLWAWTQEENLGPFRFALNEQVVENLRAANINIPFPQCDVHLIQPKA